CCTCGAAAGCGTCAATCTCACCGTCGGCATACGCCACCTGCCACATCTGCTTCACCAGCAGATATTTGTCTCGCTCACTGAAGTTGCTGTTTACCGTCTGGGTAAACTCATACAGGGAGGTGGCTTCCTGGCGCTCTGCCAGTGCCCGCTCCACCAACTCCTGCGCCGACGCACTGTCCAGTTGGTAGTGCGCCTGCAGCAGGTTTTTAAGTGCAACCGTTTCACGTTCATCCACCTTGTGGTCAGCGGTGGCAATTTCCGCGAGCAGGGCCGCGCTGATCATGCGCACGTCTTTTTCCGGGTGCACTTCCACACTTTGCCCGCGACCGATCTGGTCAAACAGTTTGCGAATCTGTTGCAGCATGGGCTGTGGTTCCTTCTACGGTGGTCACTTCGGTGGTCGTCGCCTAAGACCGGCAACCTTAACGAGCCTGTTGCAGCAGCGCTTCCAGCTTGAGCTGGTCTGCCTCGAAGTTGCGTATGCCTTCGGCCAGCTTTTCCGTCGCCATGGCGTCGGCGTTCAGCTGGTGGCGGAATTCGGCTTCCTGCAGTTTTTCGCTGGGCGCGGGCTGCGGTGGGAACTCGCTGCCGAGTCCGGCGGCCAGCTGGCCCTGGTCGTCATGCAACTCCTGTAGCAGTTGCGGACTGATGGTGAGTTTGTCGCAGCCCGCGAGGGCTTCAATCTCACCGGTATTGCGGAAACTCGCCCCCATCACGATCGTGGGGTACTCACGGGATTTGTAGTATTCGTAAATCTGGGCTACCGAGAGCACACCGGGGTCGTCTTCTGCAGTGTAGTCATCGCGCCCGGTGCTGGCCTTGTACCAGTCCAGAATGCGGCCGACGAAGGGGGAAATCAGCGTTACCCCGGCTTCCGCACAGGCCACGGCCTGGCATTGGCTGAACAGCAGTGTCAGGTTGCAGTGGATACCTTCGCGCTCCAGTATCGAGGCGGCGGTGATGCCTTCCCAGGTAGAGGCCAGTTTGATCAGCACCCGTTCGCGCTCGATGCCGGCGTCTTTGTACATGGCAATCAGTTTGCGCGCGTATTCGATACTGGCGCGGGTATCGAACGAGAGTCGCGCGTCGACTTCGGTAGAGACAACACCGGGTATCAGCTGCAGTATTTCCTGCCCAATGGACACGGCCAGTTTCATCGAGGCAAGGGTAATCACATCGCCGCCGCTTTTCTCCGCCCAGCCGAGAGCATCTTTCAGGTGCTGTTGGTACTGGGGAAGTTGTGCGGCCTTGTACAGTAGTGAGGGGTTGGTTGTAGCATCCTGGGGGTGATAGCGGCGGATCGCCTCGATATCGCCGGTGTCGGCTACCACCATGCTGCGTTGTTTCAGTTGTTCCAGTTTATTCATAACTCCCCTCACTTCCTTATTTCTCGTCAGTTTGCGTATTACTCAGGCGGCGTCGGTCACCAGTGCCAGAGCCTGTTCCAGTACCTCAGGTCCTGCGCCCGTCTTGATCGCGTGCTCACTCAGGTGGCGGCGGAAGCGCCGGGCACCGGGCACCCCCTGAAACAGTCCCATCATATGCCGGGTGATGTGGCTTAGTCTCTGCCCTTTGCCCAGTTCCCCTTCGATGTAGGGCAACATTTCGCGGATCACCGCAGCGGGTGTGGGGCCCGGGTCGCCGCCGAACAGGGCCTGGTCCACTTCCGCCAGTATTCCCGGGGTCTGGTAAGCGGCACGCCCGAGCATAACACCATCCAGTTGCTGCAGATGCTGTTTGCACTCGTCGATGGAGTTGATGCCGCCGTTCAGTACGATTTCGAGTTCCGGATAATCCTGTTTCAGCTGGTAGACCATCTCGTATTTGAGCGGCGGTACTTCGCGGTTTTCTTTCGGGCTAAGGCCGTTCAGCCACGCTTTGCGGGCATGCACGATAAATGTGGTGATACCCACTTTGGCCTGGGCTTCCACAAAACGGGTCAGTCCCGGATAGTCTTCCATATCGTCGATCCCGATACGGTGCTTTACCGTAATGGGAATGGAGGCTGCGCTGCGCATGGCTGCGAGGCATTCGGCCACGAGATCCGGTTCCGCCATCAGGCAGGCGCCGAAGCGACCTTTCTTGACCCGGTCACTGGGGCAGCCGCAATTCAGGTTCACCTCGCTGTAGCCCCATTGCTCGGCAATTTCCGTACAGCGCGCCAGATCTTCCGGGTCGCTGCCACCGAGTTGCAGTGCCAGCGGTTGTTCGGCGGCGTCAAAGTCCAGGTGATGTGCCTGATCACCGAACAGAATGGCACCGGTGGTGACCATTTCCGTATACAGCAGGGCATGTTTACTCAGCAGTCGCCACATATAGCGACAATGGCGATCGCTCCAATCCATCAAAGGTGCAGTACAGAAGCGGTGTGAGACAGCCATCGCTGTGCCAGCGGTAGCCGGGGTGTGTTTCTGGGGTGCGGCTGTTGAAGGGGTTTGTGGACTCTGGGACATAAATCAGCGTTCAAGCGGTAAAACTGGGCGCAGTATAACAAAGCCCGGCTCCGGCGCTGATCACCGCCGCATGGCGACCTGACGGGGCAAGTGGGTGGTGCTCAGGTGTTGCGCTCTTTGGCACTCAGTCGCGCATCCTCGGTGTGCGCAGTTGCCGGCGGTGCCCACTGGTCCTGGGTGTCCAGAACGGGGCGCAGTTTTTTCAGTACCCTGCGTGCAGTGGCACGGTAACTGGTCAGTTTGCCGCCGGCCACCGCAACGATGCGGGGTATTTTTTCGTTATTGCAGCAGATCATGGTTTCGCGACTGCGGGAGAAGGGATTGCTAGTGGCGAGTGGCAGCACCCGCAGGCCGGCAAAGCTGTCGCTCAGTTCGCTCAGTTGCAGCGGGCGGGTTTCCGGGAAGTACTGCTTCAGCGTGCGCAGCAGATAGGCCTTTTCCTCCAGTGTCGGTGCGACTTCGGAGGGGTTGCCATGGTAGGGGCGCTCGGTGGTGCCGACCAGGGTTTCCCCTTGCCAGGGCATCACGAACACGGCGCGGCCGTCTTCTGCTTCAACATAAAAGATCTTGTTGGCCAGTTTCAGTGGCACCTGGATATGGGTGCCCGCCACCAGTTCCAGGGGCGGCAATTTCGCGCTGGGGGTGCATTTGCTGTTGGTCTCCTCGATCCACGGGCCGGAACAGTTGACCAGCGCCCGGCAGTGCAGGGTGTTTAGTTGACCCTCGTGGAAATAGTCCACACGCACGAACTTGTCTGTCACTTCTGCGCCGACCAGACTGGCGGGGCAGATCAATTCCGCGCCACCACGAGTGGCAGTGCGGATGACCTCCCGGGTGAGTGCGGCGTCATCGGTCTGGGCGTCGTAATAGCGGTAAACCGCCAGCAGGTCATCGCTGTTCAGTCCACTGAGGGCATCGTAATCCTGCAGATCAACGGAGCCGAAGCGGGCGTGAGAGGAAAGCAGTCCCGCCAACAGCGCATAGCAGCTGAGACCCAGGCGGATCTTC
This is a stretch of genomic DNA from Microbulbifer bruguierae. It encodes these proteins:
- the tal gene encoding transaldolase, with product MNKLEQLKQRSMVVADTGDIEAIRRYHPQDATTNPSLLYKAAQLPQYQQHLKDALGWAEKSGGDVITLASMKLAVSIGQEILQLIPGVVSTEVDARLSFDTRASIEYARKLIAMYKDAGIERERVLIKLASTWEGITAASILEREGIHCNLTLLFSQCQAVACAEAGVTLISPFVGRILDWYKASTGRDDYTAEDDPGVLSVAQIYEYYKSREYPTIVMGASFRNTGEIEALAGCDKLTISPQLLQELHDDQGQLAAGLGSEFPPQPAPSEKLQEAEFRHQLNADAMATEKLAEGIRNFEADQLKLEALLQQAR
- the dusA gene encoding tRNA dihydrouridine(20/20a) synthase DusA, with the translated sequence MAVSHRFCTAPLMDWSDRHCRYMWRLLSKHALLYTEMVTTGAILFGDQAHHLDFDAAEQPLALQLGGSDPEDLARCTEIAEQWGYSEVNLNCGCPSDRVKKGRFGACLMAEPDLVAECLAAMRSAASIPITVKHRIGIDDMEDYPGLTRFVEAQAKVGITTFIVHARKAWLNGLSPKENREVPPLKYEMVYQLKQDYPELEIVLNGGINSIDECKQHLQQLDGVMLGRAAYQTPGILAEVDQALFGGDPGPTPAAVIREMLPYIEGELGKGQRLSHITRHMMGLFQGVPGARRFRRHLSEHAIKTGAGPEVLEQALALVTDAA
- a CDS encoding glycerol-3-phosphate dehydrogenase/oxidase produces the protein MSTEYDVLVVGAGIQGAGVAEALTSAGYRVAVLEQESVAYGTSSRSSKLIHGGLRYLESGQFSLVRECLKERKWLLSHKPDLVHMVPFLIPVYRHSRRPPWKIRLGLSCYALLAGLLSSHARFGSVDLQDYDALSGLNSDDLLAVYRYYDAQTDDAALTREVIRTATRGGAELICPASLVGAEVTDKFVRVDYFHEGQLNTLHCRALVNCSGPWIEETNSKCTPSAKLPPLELVAGTHIQVPLKLANKIFYVEAEDGRAVFVMPWQGETLVGTTERPYHGNPSEVAPTLEEKAYLLRTLKQYFPETRPLQLSELSDSFAGLRVLPLATSNPFSRSRETMICCNNEKIPRIVAVAGGKLTSYRATARRVLKKLRPVLDTQDQWAPPATAHTEDARLSAKERNT
- a CDS encoding tellurite resistance TerB family protein, which codes for MLQQIRKLFDQIGRGQSVEVHPEKDVRMISAALLAEIATADHKVDERETVALKNLLQAHYQLDSASAQELVERALAERQEATSLYEFTQTVNSNFSERDKYLLVKQMWQVAYADGEIDAFEEHLIRRVADLIYLPHGLFTRARAEARDESE